Proteins encoded within one genomic window of Homo sapiens chromosome 21, GRCh38.p14 Primary Assembly:
- the CBR3 gene encoding carbonyl reductase [NADPH] 3: MSSCSRVALVTGANRGIGLAIARELCRQFSGDVVLTARDVARGQAAVQQLQAEGLSPRFHQLDIDDLQSIRALRDFLRKEYGGLNVLVNNAAVAFKSDDPMPFDIKAEMTLKTNFFATRNMCNELLPIMKPHGRVVNISSLQCLRAFENCSEDLQERFHSETLTEGDLVDLMKKFVEDTKNEVHEREGWPNSPYGVSKLGVTVLSRILARRLDEKRKADRILVNACCPGPVKTDMDGKDSIRTVEEGAETPVYLALLPPDATEPQGQLVHDKVVQNW; this comes from the exons ATGTCGTCCTGCAGCCGCGTGGCGCTGGTGACCGGGGCCAACAGGGGCATCGGCTTGGCCATCGCGCGCGAACTGTGCCGACAGTTCTCTGGGGATGTGGTGCTCACCGCGCGGGACGTGGCGCGGGGCCAGGCGGCCGTGCAGCAGCTGCAGGCGGAGGGCCTGAGCCCGCGCTTCCACCAACTGGACATCGACGACTTGCAGAGCATCCGCGCCCTGCGCGACTTCCTGCGCAAGGAGTACGGGGGGCTCAACGTACTGGTCAACAACGCGGCCGTCGCCTTCAAGA gTGATGATCCAATGCCCTTTGACATTAAAGCTGAGATGACACTGAAGACAAATTTTTTTGCCACTAGAAACATGTGCAACGAGTTACTGCCGATAATGAAACCTCATG GGAGAGTGGTGAATATCAGTAGTTTGCAGTGTTTAAGGGCTTTTGAAAACTGCAGTGAAGATCTGCAGGAAAGGTTCCACAGTGAGACACTCACAGAAGGAGACCTGGTGGATCTCATGAAAAAGTTTGTGGAGGACACAAAAAATGAGGTGCATGAGAGGGAAGGCTGGCCCAACTCACCTTATGGGGTGTCCAAGTTGGGGGTCACGGTCTTATCGAGGATCCTGGCCAGGCGTCTGGATGAGAAGAGGAAAGCTGACAGGATTCTGGTGAATGCGTGCTGCCCAGGACCAGTGAAGACAGACATGGATGGGAAAGACAGCATCAGGACTGTGGAGGAGGGGGCTGAGACCCCTGTCTACTTGGCCCTCTTGCCTCCAGATGCCACTGAGCCACAAGGCCAGTTGGTCCATGACAAAGTTGTGCAAAACTGGTAA
- the CBR3 gene encoding carbonyl reductase [NADPH] 3 isoform X1, with translation MSSCSRVALVTGANRGIGLAIARELCRQFSGDVVLTARDVARGQAAVQQLQAEGLSPRFHQLDIDDLQSIRALRDFLRKEYGGLNVLVNNAAVAFKSDDPMPFDIKAEMTLKTNFFATRNMCNELLPIMKPHAAKFLRTKLFRKQ, from the exons ATGTCGTCCTGCAGCCGCGTGGCGCTGGTGACCGGGGCCAACAGGGGCATCGGCTTGGCCATCGCGCGCGAACTGTGCCGACAGTTCTCTGGGGATGTGGTGCTCACCGCGCGGGACGTGGCGCGGGGCCAGGCGGCCGTGCAGCAGCTGCAGGCGGAGGGCCTGAGCCCGCGCTTCCACCAACTGGACATCGACGACTTGCAGAGCATCCGCGCCCTGCGCGACTTCCTGCGCAAGGAGTACGGGGGGCTCAACGTACTGGTCAACAACGCGGCCGTCGCCTTCAAGA gTGATGATCCAATGCCCTTTGACATTAAAGCTGAGATGACACTGAAGACAAATTTTTTTGCCACTAGAAACATGTGCAACGAGTTACTGCCGATAATGAAACCTCATG CCGCCAAGTTTCTGAGAACAAAGCTGTTTAGAAAGCAATGA